The following DNA comes from Gemmatimonadaceae bacterium.
GCCTGGTGCAGATGTGGGCGGGGTACGCCTTCTCCAAGGACTTCCGCGAGGAGCGCGGGCACGCGTACATGCTGACCGACCAGATGTACACGGAGCGCCAACAGGTCGCCAAGCAGCCGGGGACGTGCATCAACTGCCACGCCTCGACGTACGCGACGATGATCCGCCTGGGCAAGGGCGACCTGATGAAGGGCTTTGACGCGCTGAACCACCTGCCGTACTTCGACGCGCTCAAGGAGACGGGGAACCATCCGGTGTCGTGCGTGGACTGCCACGATCCGGCGTCGATGGCGCTGCGCGTGACGCGCCCGGCCTTCATGGAGGGAATCCGCGCCTACAAGGCGTCGCTCGGCATCAAGGACTACGACGTCAACAAGCAGGCGACGCGCGCCGAGATGCGCAGCTACGTCTGCGGGCAGTGCCACGTGGAGTACTACTTCAAGGGGCCGGAGAAGCGGCTCACCTTCCCGTGGTTCAACGGGCTCGCCGGCGATTCGATCCTCGCCTACTACCAGAAGGACGGGCACAAGGACTGGGTGCACGCCATCTCCGGCGCGCCGGCGCTGAAGGCGCAGCATCCGGAGTTCGAGATGTTCAATCAGGGCGTGCACGCGCGCAGCGGCGTCGCCTGTGCCGACTGCCACATGCCATTCCAGCGCGAGGGCGCGCAGAAGATCAGCGACCATCACGTACGGAGCCCCATGCTGATGGTGAACCGCGCCTGCCAGACCTGCCACAAGCAGACGGAAGCGGAACTCAAGTCGCGCGTGGAGCTGATCCAGGACCGCACGTTCGGGATGCGCAACCTGGCGATGGACGCGCTGCTTGACCTGATCAACGACGCGGCGGTGGCGCGCAAGGCGGATTCGACGAGCGCCGCGCTCAAGAAGGCGCAGGACTTCCAGCGCCAGGCGCAGTTCCTGCTCGACTTTGTGGAAGCGGAGAACTCCGTCGGCTTCCACGCGCCGCAGGAAGCGGCTCGGCTGCTGGAGAAGTCCATTGACTTCTCGAGGAAGGGGCAGCTCGCGTTGAGGCCGATGGCTAAGTAGAGGGGGACGGAACGAGGAGGGGGTGGAGGCTTAGGGACGAGGTGGGAGACGTGGAACGAGGAGAGAGATCGCTGGCGCACCAGTGATCTCCCTCCTCGTTCCGCATCTCGTTCCTCCTCGCCTAGCCTCTACCTCGTCCTCGTTCCGTCAGGTTCGCCTCTACCCCCTCCTCGTTCCGCTACCGAATCATCCCCACAATCCGCCGTCCAATCTCCGGGTACGCCCCATCCAGATGATGCCCGCCGCTCATCTTCACCACCACCGCCGGCGGTGCGAGTTCGGGGCAGATGGTCTCCTTCTCATCTTCGCCGTAGAAGCAGATGAGCGGCATCGCGCCCATCGCCCTGATTTCGGGCATCAGCGGCGGGTCGCCGGGCGCGGGGGTGGACGACAGGAGATCGCGCATGCGGAAATGGAAGCCGGCGGTGCGTTCGCTGCCGATGAGCACGACGAGCTTCACGCTCGCGCGCAGGGCGGGGGGCAGCCGGTTCACGGCGAACGGGGCGATGCCGGCGCCGCGCGAGTAGCCGATGACGATGACGGAATCGCGGTGCCACTTGGCGTGGTATGCCGTGATGATGCGGGCGAGATCGGCGGCGGCCTGTGCGGGCGTCTTGCCGGACCACAGGTACGTGCGCTGGTTGAATCCGACGACGGGGATTCCGGCCGCGGCCAGCTGGGCCGACACACCCTGGTCGAGCGCCACCCAGCCGCCATCGCCGGTGAGGAAGACGGTGAAGAAATGACCGCTCCCCGCGGCCGGGACTTCAGTGAGGGGGAGGTCGGCGAGGGACGACGGCACCTGCGCACGGATGGGCGCCGCGGCGAGTCCGACGGTGAGGGCGACGGCGATGCGGCGTGCAACGGTCATTTCTTCACGATCCCCGTGATTCCGCCCGAAATCAGCGCGGCGACATTGGTGAGGATGCGCGGCAGCCACAGGCCGCCCGGCGACGCGAGGTACCGCGGCTCCCAGATGGGATCGAACTTCTGCTTGTATTCGCGCAGTCCCTGGAAGTTGTAGAAGTTCTCGCCGAACCTGTAGACGAACGAGCCGACGCGGTTCCAGAGCGGCGCGAGCGCGCGATTCTCGAGGCCCGCCAGCGGCGCCATCCCCAGGTTGAAGTGCGAGAAGCCCTCGGCGTGGCCGTACAGCATCAGCTGGATGAACAGGTACTCCATCACGTTCTCGGGGGCCTGCGCGGAGTAGCGCATGAGGTCCACCGTGAGTTCGTCGCCGGGCTGCCCGCGCCAGACATTGGCGAAGGCGACAATGCGTCCCTCGCGCCGCACGACCGCCATCGGGAAGCGGCGCAGGTACGCCTCGTCGAAGTAACCCAGCGAAAAGCCCTTCTCGCGCACGCTCTTGGCTGCCAGCCAGTCATCGGAGACGGCGCGCAGTTCGGGGAGGACGGCGGAAAACTCCTCCGCGGGCACGATGCCGAACGTGCCGCCGTCCTTCTCCACCTGGTTGACCACGCGGCGCATCCCCTTGCGCGCGCCACCCTGCAGCGAGAAGTCGGCGAGCGGCACCCGCGCCTCCTCGCCGAGCTTGAGCAGCGAAAGCCCGAGGTCGAGGTAGAGCGGAAGGTTGTGCATCCGCACCTGATAGAAGACGGTCGCCGCGCCGTGCCGGTCGGCGAGTTCCCGGAAGCGCCAGGCGAGTTCCTGCCGTTCGCTGGGCGCGCCCACGGGATCGCCCAGCGCGATGAACGACCGCCCGGCGGCGCCGTACATCACGAACGCATTGCCGGCGTCGCTGAAGAGCAGCGACTTGTCGCCGAGGAGCGCGAGGTTCGACTGCACGTCGCGCGACGACTGCACGATGACCGCGGCGCGCGCCATCGACTCCTCGTCCGGCGGCTCGCACTTGGCGGGGGCGGGACGCAGCAGCCGCTGAAGGGCGACGACGAGCAGCAGCGCAGTGACGCCCACCGAGGCGCGCAGGAAGCGCGGCGCGTCGCCGCGCACGGCGAACTCCCACCACAGGTCGTGCGAGTAGTCGACGTGCTTGAAGGCGAAGAGCCCGAGCCAGAACGTCGCGCCCACCACGAGCGTGATGGCGGCGGCCCATCCCGGCGAGAAGACATCGCTCATCATCGACGCGCGGCGATAGAAGTGCCGTCGCGCCGGGAGGAGCGCGGTGAGGACGAGCGCGAGGAAGGTCGCCTCCTCGAAGTCGGCGCCCTTGCCGAGCGAGGCGATGATGCCGACGATGAGCACGCCGCTCGACAGCCACCAGGCGGCATCGAGCCGCCGGGCGAGGCCCCAGGCGAGCAGCAACAGCGCCGCACCGGCCACGCTTGCCGTGAAGTGCGACAGCTCGATGACCGCCAGCGGGAAGATGTCGGCCAGCAGGTGCAGTCGCGACCGCACGCCCGGCGTTGCCCCGGAGAGCAGCAGGATGGTCCCCGAGGTGAACGTCGTCACCGCAAGCATCGATGGCACGACGCCCGGCACCCATCGTCCCGCCACCTGCGCCGCACGGGCAATGCCGTGCCGCGCGCGCGACACCTCGTGCGCGGCGAGAAGCGCGACCGCCGCCCCCAGCGGAACGAGATAGTACACG
Coding sequences within:
- a CDS encoding AcvB/VirJ family lysyl-phosphatidylglycerol hydrolase; protein product: MTVARRIAVALTVGLAAAPIRAQVPSSLADLPLTEVPAAGSGHFFTVFLTGDGGWVALDQGVSAQLAAAGIPVVGFNQRTYLWSGKTPAQAAADLARIITAYHAKWHRDSVIVIGYSRGAGIAPFAVNRLPPALRASVKLVVLIGSERTAGFHFRMRDLLSSTPAPGDPPLMPEIRAMGAMPLICFYGEDEKETICPELAPPAVVVKMSGGHHLDGAYPEIGRRIVGMIR
- the mprF gene encoding bifunctional lysylphosphatidylglycerol flippase/synthetase MprF; the protein is MKKHLTRSLGVLAGALVFSIALWSLHHELATLHYRDIRLAIQAVPRTQLLYGLGLTALGYLALVSYDWLALRYIQRPLATRRVAFVGFVAYALSQSLGFPMLLGGSLRYRFYSAWGLSSADIAMAVGFNAVTFWLGVLTIGGAVFLIEPRATPDLLGLPVESLATIGALLLVLVIGYLVSSAVRKAPLRALGWEFPLPRPSLAVSQVLASSLDWVAAGSVLFVLLPPDHPVPFGAFLSAFLLAQVVGLLSHVPGGVGIFEAVIVLLLKEEIPTAGLAGALLAYRVVYYLVPLGAAVALLAAHEVSRARHGIARAAQVAGRWVPGVVPSMLAVTTFTSGTILLLSGATPGVRSRLHLLADIFPLAVIELSHFTASVAGAALLLLAWGLARRLDAAWWLSSGVLIVGIIASLGKGADFEEATFLALVLTALLPARRHFYRRASMMSDVFSPGWAAAITLVVGATFWLGLFAFKHVDYSHDLWWEFAVRGDAPRFLRASVGVTALLLVVALQRLLRPAPAKCEPPDEESMARAAVIVQSSRDVQSNLALLGDKSLLFSDAGNAFVMYGAAGRSFIALGDPVGAPSERQELAWRFRELADRHGAATVFYQVRMHNLPLYLDLGLSLLKLGEEARVPLADFSLQGGARKGMRRVVNQVEKDGGTFGIVPAEEFSAVLPELRAVSDDWLAAKSVREKGFSLGYFDEAYLRRFPMAVVRREGRIVAFANVWRGQPGDELTVDLMRYSAQAPENVMEYLFIQLMLYGHAEGFSHFNLGMAPLAGLENRALAPLWNRVGSFVYRFGENFYNFQGLREYKQKFDPIWEPRYLASPGGLWLPRILTNVAALISGGITGIVKK
- a CDS encoding ammonia-forming cytochrome c nitrite reductase subunit c552, producing MFLRFRRGITPLTLILVAVAFGLAAVIAGYMLRDITRKQDEARNPFYRVVALTDTTTDPAEWGKNFPLQYDGYRRTTDMVRTRYGGSEAMPHVPTKLDPRDTVSQSRLKEDPRLVQMWAGYAFSKDFREERGHAYMLTDQMYTERQQVAKQPGTCINCHASTYATMIRLGKGDLMKGFDALNHLPYFDALKETGNHPVSCVDCHDPASMALRVTRPAFMEGIRAYKASLGIKDYDVNKQATRAEMRSYVCGQCHVEYYFKGPEKRLTFPWFNGLAGDSILAYYQKDGHKDWVHAISGAPALKAQHPEFEMFNQGVHARSGVACADCHMPFQREGAQKISDHHVRSPMLMVNRACQTCHKQTEAELKSRVELIQDRTFGMRNLAMDALLDLINDAAVARKADSTSAALKKAQDFQRQAQFLLDFVEAENSVGFHAPQEAARLLEKSIDFSRKGQLALRPMAK